From one Leifsonia sp. Root1293 genomic stretch:
- a CDS encoding isocitrate lyase/PEP mutase family protein yields the protein MTSNTASKATELRRLHEAPELLSVVNVWDVVTARAVAALPQTRALATASHSIAATFGYPDGEVIPRDLMLDMVGRIAASVDVPVTADLEAGYGDAGDTVRRAIDLGIAGANLEDELKPLTDAAAAVAAAVTAGENAGVPFAINARTDAFLRGGHRPLAENIADAIERGRAYLDEGATCVFVPGNFGEDVVRQLVSGLGERRLSVIGLPDLPAPARLAELGVARISYGPYSQRAVLGDLQDLASALYDGGTLPTDLRPLN from the coding sequence ATGACCTCGAACACCGCCTCGAAAGCCACCGAACTCCGCCGTCTGCACGAAGCCCCCGAGCTGCTCAGCGTCGTCAACGTCTGGGACGTCGTCACCGCCCGCGCCGTCGCCGCTCTCCCCCAGACCCGCGCCCTGGCCACGGCGAGTCACTCCATCGCCGCCACGTTCGGCTACCCCGACGGCGAGGTGATCCCCCGCGACCTCATGCTCGACATGGTCGGCCGCATCGCGGCATCCGTCGACGTGCCCGTCACCGCCGACCTCGAGGCCGGGTATGGCGACGCCGGCGACACCGTCCGGCGGGCCATCGACCTCGGCATCGCAGGCGCCAACCTCGAAGACGAGCTGAAGCCGCTGACGGATGCCGCAGCCGCCGTGGCCGCAGCCGTCACTGCCGGCGAGAACGCCGGCGTGCCGTTCGCCATCAACGCGAGAACCGACGCCTTCCTTCGCGGCGGGCACCGCCCGCTCGCCGAGAACATCGCCGATGCGATCGAGCGCGGTCGCGCCTACCTCGACGAGGGCGCCACCTGCGTCTTCGTTCCCGGCAACTTCGGCGAAGACGTCGTGCGACAGCTCGTCTCCGGCCTCGGCGAGCGCCGCCTCAGCGTGATCGGGCTGCCGGACCTGCCGGCTCCGGCACGCCTGGCCGAGCTCGGTGTCGCTCGCATCTCGTACGGCCCGTACAGCCAGCGCGCAGTGCTCGGGGACCTCCAGGACCTCGCGAGCGCGCTCTACGACGGCGGCACGCTGCCGACCGACCTGCGTCCGCTGAACTGA
- the trhO gene encoding oxygen-dependent tRNA uridine(34) hydroxylase TrhO — MATAKILLFYAFTPLADPDAVRLWQRDLAELLGLRGRIILSKDGINGTVGGEIRAVKRYLRKTRDYPAFKHLDVKWSEGRGLDDDGFSIDFPKLSVKVRDELVSFGAPGELRVDEHGVVGGGTHLDPDALDALVAERGEDVVFFDGRNAFEAEIGRFANAVVPDVATTADFVAELDSGKYDDLKGRPVVTYCTGGIRCEVLSSLMVSRGFGEVYQLDGGIVRYGEARGDDGLWEGSLYVFDKRGSVDFSDHAAVIGHCVVDGTATKRMQNCTDPSCREQLVVCEACAAVGAVYCDAHAAERAASPIE, encoded by the coding sequence ATGGCCACCGCCAAGATCCTGCTCTTCTATGCGTTCACGCCCTTGGCCGACCCCGACGCTGTGCGCCTCTGGCAGCGCGACCTGGCCGAGCTGCTGGGCCTGCGCGGCCGCATCATCCTCTCGAAGGACGGCATCAACGGCACTGTGGGCGGCGAGATCAGGGCCGTCAAGCGCTACCTGCGCAAGACCCGCGACTACCCCGCCTTCAAGCACCTCGACGTGAAGTGGAGCGAGGGCAGGGGGCTCGACGACGACGGCTTCAGCATCGACTTCCCGAAGCTCAGCGTGAAGGTGCGCGACGAGCTGGTCTCGTTCGGCGCTCCCGGTGAGCTGCGGGTCGATGAGCACGGCGTCGTCGGCGGCGGCACCCACCTCGATCCCGACGCCCTCGACGCGCTGGTCGCCGAACGGGGAGAGGACGTCGTCTTCTTCGACGGCCGCAACGCCTTCGAGGCCGAGATCGGTCGCTTCGCGAATGCGGTGGTTCCGGATGTCGCCACCACGGCGGACTTCGTCGCCGAACTCGACAGCGGCAAGTACGACGACCTCAAGGGCCGCCCGGTCGTCACCTACTGCACCGGAGGCATCCGCTGCGAGGTGCTCTCCAGCCTCATGGTGAGCCGCGGCTTCGGTGAGGTGTACCAGCTCGACGGCGGAATCGTCCGCTACGGGGAGGCACGCGGAGACGACGGCCTGTGGGAGGGGTCGCTCTACGTCTTCGACAAGCGCGGATCAGTCGACTTCAGCGATCACGCCGCCGTGATCGGCCACTGCGTCGTCGACGGAACGGCGACCAAACGGATGCAGAACTGCACCGATCCGTCGTGCCGCGAGCAGCTCGTGGTGTGCGAGGCGTGCGCCGCCGTGGGCGCGGTGTACTGCGACGCCCACGCGGCGGAACGCGCCGCGTCGCCGATCGAGTAG
- a CDS encoding TetR/AcrR family transcriptional regulator, protein MTQLDNPAAPTKLGRKRDHTRDPEILDAALDVLAETGYDGMTIDMVAARAKAGKATVYRRWSSKAELVVDAVACMKRNDLDVEHLPDTGTLRGDLVAMIKPRSIEDAEKKLQIMAGLVSMISRDPGLSEAVNAAIVEPRVSVNRTFLNRAIARGEISEDCDVETLALLSPSMASYRVLIEQKPVDREFLLALIDGVILPAVGLRAPSDPAR, encoded by the coding sequence ATGACGCAGCTCGACAACCCTGCCGCCCCCACGAAGCTCGGCCGCAAGCGCGACCACACCCGCGACCCCGAGATCCTCGACGCCGCCCTCGACGTGCTCGCCGAGACGGGATACGACGGCATGACGATCGACATGGTCGCCGCCAGGGCGAAGGCGGGCAAGGCCACCGTCTACCGGCGCTGGTCGTCCAAGGCGGAACTCGTCGTCGACGCCGTCGCCTGCATGAAACGCAACGATCTCGACGTGGAGCACCTGCCGGACACTGGCACCCTGCGCGGCGACCTGGTCGCCATGATCAAGCCGCGTTCGATCGAGGACGCCGAGAAGAAGCTGCAGATCATGGCCGGCCTGGTGTCGATGATCTCGCGGGACCCCGGTCTCTCCGAGGCCGTGAACGCGGCCATCGTCGAACCGCGGGTCTCGGTCAACAGGACCTTCCTGAACCGCGCCATCGCGCGCGGCGAGATCTCGGAGGACTGCGACGTGGAGACGCTCGCGCTGCTCAGCCCCTCCATGGCCTCGTACCGCGTGCTCATCGAGCAGAAGCCCGTCGATCGGGAGTTCCTGCTCGCGCTCATCGACGGCGTCATCCTCCCGGCAGTGGGCCTCAGGGCCCCGTCAGACCCCGCTCGCTGA
- a CDS encoding cysteine desulfurase-like protein, translating into MAYDVDRIRSLFPSLDDGVAHFEGPGGTQTPASVGEAIARTLTGPLSNRGVVGDSERTADAVVLAFRQACADLLGADPRGIVYGRSATALCYDFSRTLAQGWGPGDEVVVTRLDHDSNVRPWVQAAERAGATVRWVDFEVETGELSPGAIAAVLSDRTRLVAVTAASNLIGTMPDIAAIAALVHATGALLYVDAVHYAAHELVDLEALGADFVMCSPYKFLGPHCGVLAASPELLATSQPDKLLPSTDAVPERFEFGTLPYEIMAGVTEAVDVLASLDADASGTRRERLTTSFAALEQHEKALLTRLEDGLATLPVTVWSRAGHRTPTVLITADDPTGERAASAMYRALNERGILAPASNFYALEASRLLGLGDAGGLRIGLAPYTTADEIDRLLEALRELVA; encoded by the coding sequence ATGGCCTACGACGTCGATCGCATCCGTTCGCTCTTCCCCTCGCTCGACGACGGGGTGGCGCATTTCGAAGGGCCGGGCGGCACGCAGACACCGGCATCCGTCGGCGAGGCCATCGCCAGGACACTCACCGGTCCCCTGTCGAACCGCGGCGTCGTCGGCGATTCCGAGCGCACTGCGGATGCCGTGGTGCTGGCCTTCAGGCAGGCCTGCGCCGACCTGCTCGGTGCCGACCCGCGCGGAATCGTTTACGGACGCAGCGCCACCGCGCTCTGCTACGACTTCTCGCGCACGCTGGCGCAGGGCTGGGGACCCGGCGACGAGGTCGTGGTCACGCGCCTCGACCACGACTCGAACGTGCGCCCGTGGGTGCAGGCGGCCGAGCGGGCAGGTGCCACGGTGCGCTGGGTCGACTTCGAGGTCGAGACCGGCGAGCTGTCGCCGGGTGCGATCGCCGCCGTGCTGAGCGACCGCACGCGACTCGTGGCGGTGACGGCAGCCTCCAACCTCATCGGCACGATGCCCGACATCGCCGCCATCGCAGCACTGGTGCACGCGACCGGGGCGTTGCTCTACGTCGACGCCGTGCACTACGCCGCCCACGAACTCGTCGACCTCGAGGCTCTCGGCGCCGATTTCGTGATGTGCTCGCCGTACAAGTTCCTGGGACCGCATTGCGGCGTGCTGGCGGCGTCGCCCGAGCTGCTGGCCACCAGCCAACCCGACAAGCTGCTGCCGTCGACGGATGCGGTTCCCGAGAGGTTCGAATTCGGAACGCTGCCCTACGAGATCATGGCCGGAGTCACCGAGGCCGTCGACGTGCTCGCCTCGCTCGACGCCGACGCGTCCGGAACCCGGCGTGAGCGTCTGACGACGTCGTTCGCAGCCCTCGAGCAGCACGAGAAGGCCCTGCTCACGCGGCTCGAGGACGGGCTGGCGACCCTGCCCGTGACGGTGTGGTCGCGGGCAGGGCACCGCACGCCCACGGTGCTCATCACTGCCGACGACCCGACGGGAGAGCGTGCAGCATCCGCCATGTACCGCGCCCTGAACGAGCGGGGGATCCTCGCGCCGGCCAGCAACTTCTACGCCCTCGAGGCCAGCCGGCTGCTGGGCCTGGGCGACGCCGGCGGGCTGCGGATCGGCCTCGCCCCCTACACGACAGCCGACGAGATCGATCGCCTGCTCGAGGCGCTGCGCGAGCTGGTGGCCTAA
- a CDS encoding MFS transporter, with product MSSNTSVPVAPSAAASGAASGSSDHPSRRWWTLSVVAIAQLMVVLDSTVVNIALPAAQADLGFSDADRQWVITAYSLAFGSLLLLGGRLSDLMGRKRTFIIGLIGFAVASALGGAADTFGLLVGARALQGAFGALLAPTALAVLTTTFTIPKERARAFGVFGAIAGAGGAVGLLLGGVLTENFNWRWNLYINVFIAIVAVIGAMIFVVNAKRVGPRPKLDVPGTILVSAALFSLVYGFSNAESDGWESPLTWGYLAASVILLVVFVLWQMRAKHPLLPLSIVLDRNRGAAYSSVLIAGAGMFGIFLFVTYYLQASLGYSPIQTGLSFLPMIAMLVLAAQLSTNIFVPRFGPKLMVPFGMALGAIGMVYLTHLDLDSTYAADVLPPLLILGFAMGSIMPASMQTATLGVDREFAGVASAMVNTSQQVGGSIGTALLNTLAATAAADYLAAHLPTTAEIAADAAVHSYAAAYWWGAGFFTFGAILSALLFKRRAHSALSSNHAPASADAEPVLAH from the coding sequence ATGTCCTCGAATACCTCAGTTCCCGTGGCGCCTTCAGCCGCCGCGTCTGGGGCCGCATCCGGCTCCTCCGACCACCCGTCCCGCCGCTGGTGGACTCTCTCGGTCGTCGCCATCGCCCAGCTCATGGTGGTGCTCGACTCCACGGTGGTGAACATCGCCCTCCCCGCGGCCCAGGCCGACCTCGGCTTCTCCGACGCCGACCGCCAGTGGGTCATCACGGCGTACTCGCTCGCCTTCGGCAGCCTGCTCCTGTTGGGCGGCCGCCTCTCCGACCTGATGGGCCGCAAACGCACCTTCATCATCGGCCTGATCGGCTTCGCCGTGGCCTCGGCCCTGGGTGGAGCCGCCGACACCTTCGGACTGCTCGTCGGCGCCCGTGCGCTGCAGGGTGCGTTCGGAGCACTGCTGGCTCCGACAGCGCTCGCCGTGCTCACGACGACGTTCACCATCCCGAAGGAACGCGCGCGTGCCTTCGGCGTGTTCGGCGCCATCGCCGGAGCGGGGGGAGCCGTCGGTCTCCTCCTCGGCGGTGTGCTCACCGAGAACTTCAACTGGCGCTGGAACCTCTACATCAATGTCTTCATCGCGATCGTCGCGGTCATCGGCGCCATGATCTTCGTCGTCAACGCGAAGCGCGTCGGCCCGCGTCCGAAGCTCGACGTTCCGGGCACCATCCTGGTCTCGGCCGCCCTGTTCTCGCTGGTCTACGGCTTCTCCAACGCCGAGTCGGACGGCTGGGAGTCGCCACTCACCTGGGGGTACCTGGCCGCATCCGTGATCCTGCTCGTGGTCTTCGTGCTCTGGCAGATGCGTGCCAAGCACCCGCTGCTGCCGCTGTCGATCGTGCTCGACCGCAACAGGGGCGCTGCCTACAGCTCGGTGCTGATCGCCGGTGCCGGCATGTTCGGCATCTTCCTGTTCGTGACGTACTACCTGCAGGCGTCGCTCGGGTACTCGCCCATCCAGACCGGCCTGTCGTTCCTGCCGATGATCGCGATGCTGGTGCTCGCCGCGCAGCTCTCGACCAACATCTTCGTGCCGCGCTTCGGACCGAAGCTCATGGTGCCTTTCGGCATGGCCCTGGGCGCGATCGGCATGGTCTACCTCACGCATCTCGACCTCGACAGCACCTACGCGGCCGACGTGCTGCCGCCTCTGCTCATCCTCGGGTTCGCGATGGGATCGATCATGCCGGCCTCGATGCAGACCGCCACCCTCGGCGTCGACCGCGAGTTCGCCGGAGTGGCCTCGGCCATGGTGAACACCAGCCAGCAGGTCGGCGGATCGATCGGCACGGCCCTGCTCAACACCTTGGCGGCGACCGCAGCGGCCGACTACCTGGCAGCACACCTGCCGACGACGGCCGAGATCGCGGCGGATGCCGCCGTGCACAGCTACGCCGCGGCGTACTGGTGGGGCGCCGGGTTCTTCACCTTCGGAGCCATCCTCTCGGCGCTGCTGTTCAAGCGCCGCGCGCACTCGGCGCTCTCGTCGAACCACGCGCCGGCGTCAGCGGACGCTGAGCCCGTGCTCGCGCACTAG
- a CDS encoding LssY C-terminal domain-containing protein — protein MSTEIVVEPRAAAGGRRRFSVSSMLDGFFFIFAAIAAVWLATIVFGEGFQWRWASLAYFIVFWVLLAYLVLPRLHRILTTIYVPDYFIGRARTSDGLLGDPVNLAMLGTEDEIHAALAAAGWTRADDVTAASSLRIISSTITRRSYDEAPVSPLFLFGRQQDFAYQQEVAGNPAKRHHVRFWRCPDDWLLPGGRRVEWLAAGTFDRAVGLSLFTLQVTHKIDADTDIERDHIIDTITRAVPGARLDVIRDFSTGYHSRNGGGDSITTDGDMPIVDLRSAPTDAAGAASVSRMPAQPASTARPGDKRAAFESSLDLALPVTTAPAAKRPSTITMGAVLIVLRVIGGSAWLLQLATEWDGIVAGSSLDIDGMAPGEAAGFLDLVLWIVVGVGILVLLVELSVVLLVYRGVNWARLFVLVVAAFGIVVAAVDVAAGGEGITLRTTLVTLSLDILILLALSSRSARAYSRRARGREPLVE, from the coding sequence ATGTCCACCGAGATCGTGGTCGAGCCGAGAGCCGCAGCCGGAGGGCGACGGCGATTCTCTGTGAGCTCGATGCTCGACGGGTTCTTCTTCATCTTCGCCGCGATCGCCGCCGTGTGGCTGGCCACGATCGTGTTCGGCGAGGGCTTCCAGTGGCGGTGGGCGTCTCTGGCGTACTTCATCGTGTTCTGGGTGCTGCTGGCCTACCTCGTTCTGCCCCGGCTCCACCGCATCCTCACGACCATTTACGTGCCCGACTACTTCATCGGCCGTGCCCGCACGAGCGACGGGCTGCTCGGAGATCCGGTGAATCTCGCCATGCTCGGCACCGAGGACGAGATCCACGCCGCCCTCGCCGCCGCAGGCTGGACTCGCGCCGACGACGTGACGGCTGCGTCGAGCCTGCGCATCATCTCGTCGACGATCACGCGTCGCTCCTACGACGAGGCCCCGGTGAGCCCGCTGTTCCTGTTCGGACGCCAGCAGGATTTCGCCTACCAGCAGGAGGTCGCCGGCAACCCGGCGAAGCGCCATCACGTGAGGTTCTGGCGTTGTCCTGACGACTGGCTGCTGCCCGGTGGGCGCCGCGTCGAGTGGCTGGCCGCGGGCACCTTCGACCGTGCCGTCGGGCTCTCACTCTTCACTCTGCAGGTCACGCACAAGATCGATGCCGACACCGACATCGAGCGCGACCACATCATCGACACCATCACCCGAGCCGTTCCCGGCGCGCGCCTCGATGTCATCAGGGACTTCTCGACCGGCTACCACTCGCGCAACGGCGGCGGCGACTCCATCACCACCGATGGCGACATGCCGATCGTCGACCTGCGATCTGCGCCGACGGATGCCGCCGGGGCCGCATCCGTCTCCCGGATGCCGGCTCAGCCCGCCTCGACCGCACGTCCGGGTGACAAGCGAGCGGCCTTCGAGAGCTCGCTCGACCTCGCCCTTCCCGTCACCACAGCGCCAGCGGCCAAGCGCCCGTCGACGATCACCATGGGCGCTGTGCTCATCGTGCTGCGCGTGATCGGCGGCTCGGCCTGGCTGCTGCAGCTGGCGACGGAGTGGGACGGCATCGTGGCCGGGTCGTCGTTGGACATCGACGGCATGGCTCCGGGCGAGGCGGCCGGTTTCCTGGACCTCGTGCTCTGGATCGTCGTGGGCGTCGGCATCCTGGTGCTCCTCGTCGAGTTGAGCGTCGTGCTGCTCGTCTACCGCGGGGTGAACTGGGCCCGCCTGTTCGTGCTCGTCGTCGCCGCCTTCGGCATCGTGGTGGCCGCCGTCGACGTGGCTGCCGGGGGAGAGGGCATCACGCTGCGCACCACGCTGGTGACGTTGTCACTCGACATCCTCATCCTGCTCGCGCTGTCGAGTCGCTCGGCGCGGGCGTACTCGCGGCGGGCGCGGGGGCGGGAACCGTTGGTCGAGTAG